The Gemmatimonas aurantiaca T-27 DNA segment GAGCGGGCGCATGCCCATTGTCGATCACGCCACCCGGCTGATCACCTGCAAACTGGTCTACTACGGACCTGGTCGGTCCGGCAAGACGACCAATCTGACATACCTGCATTCGGCATTGCCGCATGAGCAGGTGGGCTCGCTCACGTCCCTCGCTACCCGTCGCGACCGCACGCTGTTCTTCGACTACCTCCCCGTCGACCTCGGCACCGTGGGGGCGTACCGCGTGCGGTTTCAGCTCTACACGGTACCCGGACAGCCATACTATCGGGCCATTCGTCAGTTGGTGCTGCAGGGCGCCGATGGCGTGGCGTTTGTGGCCGACAGCCAGAGCCATCGCTGGGAAGACAACATCGAGAGTCTGCAGGACATGCACGCGAATCTTGCCGAACATGGCGTGGATGCCCGCGCGCTCCCGATCGTGATGCAGTACAACAAGCAGGATCTGCCCTCGTCGCTGGCCGCCAGTGTGGCAGAGCTGTCGGTGGCACTCAATTTCCGCGCGGTGCCGGAGTTCGCCGCCGATGCCCTGACCGGTGTGGGTGTATTCGACACGCTGCGGTCGCTCGGCATGCGTGTGCTGCGACGCCTGGGAGCGGATGATGGCACGGCCGCAGGCCAGCGCGCCGCGGCGGCCATGCGCACGCCGCTGCATGTGCCGGCAATCAACGCGGTGGTGACGACCTCCGGAGCGGCGGCATGACGTCCGCCCTGGATCGGAAGTTGCGCTTCGACACGTTTGTGGTGGGGGGCTCCAATCGGCTCGCCGCATCGGCCGCGCGTGCGGTGGCCGATGCGCCCGGTCAGGCCTACAATCCGCTGTTCGTGTATGGCGAATCCGGGCGCGGGAAAACGCACCTCGTGGCGGCGATCGCCAATCGGGCACAGGAGAACCAGCCGGATTTGCGCGTGCTGTTCTCCTCCGGTGAAGAGGTGGCGGAACATCTGCATCAATCCATCGCGAGTGGACAGCCCCAGCGGTTTCTCGAGCACTATCAGCAGGCCGATCTGCTGATCCTCGACGATGTCCAGTTCCTCACAGGTCAGCGCGAGACGCAGAGTGAGTTGCTGCGATTGCTCAATGTGCTCATGCGCGCCGGTCAGCAGTTGGTGTTCACCAGCGACCGGCAGCCAGCCGACATTCCCGATGTCGATCAGCGCCTGTTGTCGCGCTTGTCCGGTGGATTGGTGGTGGACGTAGGCTCGCCGGACTTCGAGATGCGCCTAGCCATCCTGCGCAACGTCGCCGTGGAGCGACGCACGGATTTTGCGAGCGGTGTACTCGATGAAGTGGCCCGGCTGCCCTTCGCCAATGTGCGGGAATTGAAAGGGGCCCTGAACAAACTGTCGGCGTATCAGCAGCTCGAAGGGCAGCCCGTGAAGGCCGACGATGTGCGCGCCATCGTGGGCGAGCGGAGCACA contains these protein-coding regions:
- a CDS encoding GTP-binding protein; this encodes MPIVDHATRLITCKLVYYGPGRSGKTTNLTYLHSALPHEQVGSLTSLATRRDRTLFFDYLPVDLGTVGAYRVRFQLYTVPGQPYYRAIRQLVLQGADGVAFVADSQSHRWEDNIESLQDMHANLAEHGVDARALPIVMQYNKQDLPSSLAASVAELSVALNFRAVPEFAADALTGVGVFDTLRSLGMRVLRRLGADDGTAAGQRAAAAMRTPLHVPAINAVVTTSGAAA